From the genome of Turicibacter faecis, one region includes:
- a CDS encoding Ger(x)C family spore germination protein: MRRLMYVMVMLMAISLSGCGHKVEMSQIGIVAGLGIDQTENGYLMTAQVVNPSSIAGNQHDTLSVFSISGEGETLFDAYRSLNSLTAKVLYLPHLSVIVVNEDIAQSGIDPVVDFVLRNVMIRPNITLVVANHTTAREVLNVLTPSEQIPINQLNSLSNLCLTCTGREVNYNLYQVSGMVNDPSSNIVLNSVSIDSKEKSEEGDIQNVLQMEAPSQLKIDSLAAFQGDQLVGYLTSKEAQYYNLLVGTSKRYVVTTVLDDEYKLSYEVRESKVEIKPDLEKNKVMVDCSVKGVLMENGYPIDLMNPVNVSDLEAALGNQLKQDIQSFIDKTQNELASDIIGVGGKVHQKNPKKWAEVSGYWEDIYPELEFDVKVKLEITSVGDAANLKE; this comes from the coding sequence GTGAGACGTTTGATGTATGTCATGGTCATGTTAATGGCCATTAGTTTAAGTGGATGTGGCCATAAAGTGGAGATGAGCCAAATTGGAATTGTAGCGGGTCTTGGGATTGATCAAACGGAAAATGGGTATTTAATGACGGCCCAAGTTGTTAATCCCTCTTCTATTGCCGGGAATCAGCATGATACGTTATCCGTTTTTTCAATCTCGGGTGAAGGTGAGACGTTATTCGATGCTTATCGATCACTAAATTCACTAACAGCTAAGGTGTTGTACTTGCCGCATTTAAGTGTGATTGTGGTTAATGAAGATATAGCACAATCGGGAATTGATCCCGTTGTTGATTTTGTCTTACGTAATGTGATGATTCGCCCCAATATTACGTTAGTCGTTGCGAATCATACGACGGCCCGTGAGGTATTGAATGTTCTTACTCCAAGTGAACAAATTCCGATTAATCAACTCAATTCGTTATCTAATCTCTGTTTGACGTGTACGGGACGAGAAGTCAATTATAACCTCTATCAGGTCAGTGGAATGGTTAATGATCCAAGCTCTAATATTGTATTAAATAGTGTATCAATTGATTCTAAGGAAAAGAGCGAGGAGGGAGATATTCAAAATGTTTTACAGATGGAGGCGCCTTCTCAACTCAAAATTGATTCATTAGCTGCATTTCAAGGGGATCAATTGGTTGGATACTTAACGAGTAAAGAGGCTCAATATTATAATTTATTAGTTGGAACGAGTAAGCGTTATGTTGTGACAACAGTACTTGATGATGAATATAAGCTTTCTTATGAGGTGCGTGAATCGAAAGTAGAGATAAAACCTGATTTAGAAAAAAATAAGGTAATGGTAGATTGTTCAGTTAAAGGAGTTTTAATGGAGAATGGGTATCCTATAGATTTAATGAATCCTGTCAATGTGAGTGATTTAGAAGCAGCATTGGGGAACCAACTGAAACAAGATATTCAGTCCTTTATTGATAAGACTCAAAACGAGTTAGCGTCAGATATTATCGGTGTTGGTGGAAAGGTCCATCAAAAGAATCCAAAGAAATGGGCAGAAGTCAGTGGATATTGGGAAGACATTTATCCAGAGTTAGAGTTTGACGTAAAGGTTAAATTAGAAATTACATCTGTTGGTGATGCGGCTAATTTGAAGGAGTAG
- a CDS encoding GerAB/ArcD/ProY family transporter encodes MKTSRLSLNQFSSLLVLFLSSSATLVNVGRFSGADVWISLLISAVLGTLLFTMYYRIGKLHQFDSLSGILTDLFGKFFGSLILIAYSGYFLLMTASLLKSTADVIEVTLMVDANMILIMLLLMVPIVYGLILGVNAIGRSSELLFYVVILCFIPLVIAVFTSDIFSFDRFLPVLEKGFSPLKQNIYTMTLFPYGESIVFLTIFPLLPKEGKGKILRYSYWAIVLATIILLAADVMCVGILGVGLMKNFIYPFFNAMKMVGVNVLFERLDPLAIIIVMMTCFFKLSLYFYAGLSCIEKLIRRFSYRQLAFPFSVLIIFIAMHLTTGGVEDIYQAILNHPKNLLPIFQLVIPSIVWMLSEFKYHNHVKQLKTEAHK; translated from the coding sequence TTGAAGACGTCACGCCTTAGTTTAAATCAATTTTCGTCATTATTGGTCTTGTTCTTATCGAGTAGCGCTACGCTTGTTAATGTGGGGCGTTTTTCTGGGGCCGATGTTTGGATTTCGTTATTAATCAGTGCGGTTCTTGGGACGCTATTGTTTACGATGTATTACCGGATTGGAAAGTTGCATCAGTTTGATAGCTTGTCGGGCATTTTGACCGATTTATTTGGGAAGTTTTTCGGAAGTCTTATTTTAATCGCTTATAGTGGTTACTTTTTATTGATGACGGCAAGTCTTTTAAAAAGCACAGCAGACGTCATTGAGGTGACCTTAATGGTCGATGCAAATATGATATTAATTATGCTATTATTGATGGTTCCGATTGTTTACGGATTAATCCTTGGGGTCAATGCAATTGGACGTTCATCGGAGTTGCTTTTTTATGTGGTAATTCTTTGTTTTATTCCCCTCGTCATTGCAGTATTTACTTCTGATATTTTTAGTTTTGATCGCTTTTTACCTGTGTTGGAAAAAGGATTTTCCCCATTGAAACAAAATATTTATACGATGACGCTGTTTCCTTATGGAGAGTCCATTGTCTTTCTGACGATTTTTCCGCTCTTACCGAAGGAGGGAAAAGGGAAAATTTTAAGATATAGTTATTGGGCTATTGTGTTAGCAACGATTATTTTACTCGCCGCCGATGTGATGTGTGTGGGAATTTTAGGTGTGGGATTAATGAAGAATTTTATTTATCCATTCTTCAATGCCATGAAAATGGTAGGGGTTAACGTTTTATTTGAACGGCTTGATCCGTTAGCGATTATCATTGTCATGATGACGTGTTTTTTTAAATTAAGTCTTTATTTTTATGCGGGATTAAGTTGTATTGAAAAACTGATTCGTCGATTTAGTTATCGTCAATTAGCCTTTCCGTTTAGTGTTTTAATCATCTTTATAGCCATGCATTTAACAACAGGCGGAGTTGAGGATATTTATCAGGCAATTCTTAATCACCCTAAAAACTTACTCCCTATCTTTCAATTAGTGATTCCTTCTATCGTCTGGATGCTAAGTGAATTTAAATATCACAATCATGTGAAACAATTAAAAACTGAGGCTCATAAATAG
- a CDS encoding spore germination protein, producing the protein MDIFKVFKGKKGTKKPVSEPTPHRIHHALDENLQTIKTRLGNANDLLVRTLTLKGAEDVSVAILGIDGIIDTNQAEQFIVHVLSIDLSLVKESNTRSCGVFQTIFESRISMLDAKCGQSYEDLYTNLINGHIIVLVDGVDQFMMFDCKGWQMRSISEPQTEQSLYGPKDCFVETIRTNTATLRRRIKDPNLRFDAHVVGTVTQTDVFVAYIEGIANKELVHTVNKRIESLDIDGIVDSSELMQLIEDHHITLFPRLIQTERPDKTAAALMQGEIAIFVDGSPFVTTGPAYFASMFQVTDDYYSRPFIATVTRLLRYAAFFIVLLVPGLYVAISTYHQEMIPTVLLITIINQRSANPFPTYIETLIMLILFEIIREAALRKPSVVGDSMTIVGSLIIGQTIVQAGLVSYIVIIIVSITSIAGFILSSTRLSNAMRVLTFAFLFLGAAFGLYGITIGVILLILHLSSLTTLDQPYLAPMAPLNLHDQEDQFLRLPLSWMKYRPKIYKTTNRVRHNLNQEKRKEE; encoded by the coding sequence ATGGATATTTTTAAGGTATTTAAGGGTAAGAAAGGAACTAAAAAGCCTGTTTCAGAACCGACGCCACATCGAATTCATCACGCATTAGATGAAAATTTACAGACGATTAAAACGAGGTTAGGAAACGCCAACGATTTGTTAGTTCGCACGCTGACATTAAAGGGTGCTGAAGATGTTTCGGTCGCCATTTTAGGAATCGACGGTATTATCGATACGAACCAAGCTGAACAGTTTATTGTTCATGTGTTAAGTATTGATCTTTCTTTAGTTAAGGAATCGAATACTCGAAGTTGTGGCGTTTTCCAGACGATTTTTGAGTCTCGAATCAGTATGTTAGATGCGAAATGTGGACAGTCGTACGAGGATCTTTACACGAATCTTATTAACGGCCATATTATTGTTCTTGTCGACGGTGTCGACCAATTTATGATGTTTGACTGTAAGGGATGGCAAATGCGTTCGATTAGCGAGCCACAGACGGAACAGTCGCTTTATGGTCCGAAAGATTGTTTTGTTGAAACGATTCGTACGAATACGGCGACGCTTCGTCGGCGAATTAAGGATCCGAATTTGCGATTTGATGCTCATGTGGTGGGAACGGTGACTCAGACGGATGTTTTTGTGGCGTATATTGAGGGAATTGCGAATAAAGAGTTGGTTCATACGGTGAATAAACGGATTGAGAGTTTAGATATTGATGGGATTGTGGATTCGAGTGAGCTCATGCAGTTAATTGAGGATCATCATATCACGTTATTTCCGCGGTTGATTCAAACGGAGCGTCCGGATAAAACGGCGGCCGCTCTTATGCAGGGAGAAATTGCGATTTTTGTTGATGGTTCACCTTTTGTGACCACGGGGCCAGCTTATTTTGCTTCGATGTTTCAGGTGACGGATGATTATTATTCGCGACCTTTTATTGCAACGGTCACTCGTTTATTACGATACGCGGCCTTTTTTATCGTTCTCCTCGTTCCCGGCTTGTACGTGGCTATTTCGACGTATCATCAGGAGATGATTCCAACGGTGTTATTGATTACGATTATTAATCAACGGAGTGCTAACCCGTTTCCAACATATATTGAAACATTAATTATGTTAATTTTGTTTGAAATTATCCGGGAAGCGGCGCTTCGTAAGCCTAGTGTAGTTGGGGATTCGATGACGATTGTAGGATCGTTGATTATCGGACAGACGATTGTTCAAGCAGGATTAGTTTCGTATATTGTCATTATTATTGTTTCGATTACATCGATTGCAGGATTTATTTTATCAAGTACCCGTTTGTCGAATGCGATGCGTGTTTTAACGTTTGCCTTCTTATTTTTAGGAGCTGCTTTTGGACTTTACGGAATAACGATTGGTGTTATTTTATTGATTTTACACTTGTCTTCTTTAACGACGCTCGATCAACCTTACTTAGCTCCGATGGCGCCATTAAACTTACATGATCAGGAAGATCAATTTTTACGCTTACCCCTTTCTTGGATGAAGTATCGTCCAAAAATTTATAAAACGACGAATCGGGTCCGTCATAATCTTAATCAGGAAAAAAGGAAGGAGGAGTAG